In the genome of Impatiens glandulifera chromosome 6, dImpGla2.1, whole genome shotgun sequence, the window ACTTGATGTATATGACTGCTgtcatacatacatacatacatacatagaACCAAGAGAAAGAGCAGTCTCACCTGATGCTTGAACGTAATTGATGTCCTCCCGGTATTAGTGTTCAAGCAATTAGACAAAATGGACAGAGGGAATACGAAAGCAGCACGTCCAAGTAGAATTAGCAGGACTGTGGTGCTACATACTGTGAAGTTAGTCCAGATGCTGCAATAATAAtgatgaataataataagaagttGTTAAGAGAATAATTCATAGGGTAACAGTAAGATGTTGCAAACATCATAAAAAGTTGTCAAGAGCATAATTCATAACTAACAGTAAGATGTTGTAAACATCATAAGAGGAATGCCAAACTAAGTAAGTTCATAATGACTGACTTCAAGACTAAAACGGTATACATGAAGATGGGCcttttaaagaagaaaaaaaaggaatacCTTAATTTGCTAGTTTTCCACTTTTCAATGTCGAGAGCATCCATTCCAACGTAGAGGAATATAAAAGTTTCAGCTATGAAGGACATAGTGGAGAATATGTGCCTGCAGCAGACATATGAGAAAATTATAGTCGTGATATTTCTTGCTTAATAACTTggtatctattattattattattcaagaGGTCTGCTAGCTACATGCCTTGTTGTAATTCTTGAATTTTCTGTGACATTATGCCATGCATAGTGAGACATAACAATACCACAAAAGAAGACGGTCAGAATCCCGCTAAGGTGCAACAACTGCAAAAGTGATAAGAAAGTTAGTCCCCAAGTATTTGAATATTGAAAATTAGGAAGTTGGAGAATGCATAAAACTGAAAATAGAAGAAACAACCCCTTGAACTTATTAACCTGTCTACTTCCTCCTCATTCAATTACAATGTGGCAAATCCATTGTACAACAAAGTTCCAAGGTTTTGTTTCATACTTGTCCAAATTTTCTCTGACTCTTTCGTAAAATGAGAAGGAATTACCTCAGCCACCATGTACGACAGATAGGCCATTAGCATCATCAAAGCAATTTCACGAACAGTCGAGTGTctacagagagagagagagagccattaaaatgttaaatatgatAGGGAAATATTATTGATATGAAGTAGATAAAAgttgttataaaattttattttatgaaatgagTATTATAAGTTTTGGACACCATGAGtatcatatacatatatacatatatatttaatttatacctTCCAAAATACAAGCCTTTGAGGATGTAAGCTGTTAAAAGACCAACCTgaaggagaagaaaaaagaagaagagtgATATGATTAAGACAAtgtttttgcattttttttaaaaaaatttaagagttGATGAAATAAATGAGTGTCATTTTCCTTTCGAAAATAAATGAACCTCAGGGGGAAAAGAAAAGCTTACAAAAAAGCCAAGAGCAGTGCTTGTTGAGAACAAATAAAGGAAATCCATAAAGACATGGAAAGCTGCCCAACCATCTAATCTGGAAACATCAAGCTGTTGAATGGCATTAAAGAGAACAACCGATGTCGCATCATTCACCACTCCTTCTCCAAACACCAGGCTGTACAACAGAGGGGTCTCATCTTGATGTAAAACCTGCATGCATATCATTTCTTCTATCTTATAGCGCGCATTTCTTCAATATGCAGAATTATTATCAATTTCGCATCAACACAACACAAAATCCAACCTGCAATGTACAGACTGTATCTGTAGAAGAAAATATCGTACCGATTGCtgaaattcaataaatatataaattcatctCGTGTCAGTTGCATGcaattctttaaaatatatatatatataatatgatggtAGAAGAACAAACGTACCCAGATAATCTCGTACTGTTAAGCCGGTAATTCCAAACTTGGGAAACAACCACCAGCTGCCTAAAGAAGGTACGTAACTTTAAGAATTGCCAAAAGAAAAGGAGTTGACTATagtctatctatatatatatatatatatgatcatatcTATCTATCTGAGAGAGCTGGCATATGACCTGCTGTTATGATCACTGATGATATGAAAACACCCACCACTCCAAACAGCATTATGGTAAAGAAGTTCTGAAAGAACTGCTTCTTCTTGACTTGAAATCTGTTGGCGAGTGAGTCGTCAGAAGAAGATTTAGATAtcaaatgtgataaattaagAGGGAAATATGTTTACCGACCCAGCATTGAAGATTATAGGAGGAAGCAGATATATGAAGAAGAGCTCTTCGCTGAATCTCAGGATATGAGAACTTGACCCTTTACTTATTAGCAAGATGATGGTTCCACTTAAGCCGCCCTGAAAGGAATGCAAAAAAAATTACTAGGAGAAGtaaggagaggagaggagaggaatTCATGATGATTTGCTTACGAAGAGTATAGCAGTAACGGATTCGTTAACCCACCGATTCTCCTGGAGCAAGTGGCCGATGACAAGGCAGAGACAGAGAATGGCAACGAACAAGGTTATGGAGATAACGTGATCATTAATTCCTAGGTTGAAGAAGAGCGCATACTCAACAGACAGTAccatctttattttatttataatatatagttataagccaataataataataattcaaagaaagagcagcagcagcagcagcagccgcCGCCATCCGTTGAGCTCCCCTGCTGCACGtccggtggtggtggtggttatTATGGTCTTGGTCGGTCTACTGAACACCaagaagatagaagaagaagagaatgtaGACAAGATGCTACTCTACCCTACCTTACCCTACCTTACCTAGCGCTCTCTCTCCGACACGTGGGTTTACATTGTTTGTTACGTGTCCTAAGGTAACGACTAGAAGAAGATGCGTATTTTAAGGTCATTTTATTGTTGTCCTTGTTTCAGCAAAAGTTAGTGACAGCTGCTGCAACTACGGCTAAGTACTGTTTGTTTGTCTGTTTGTCTGTTTGTTTAAGGGATcttctttcatttcattttttttttcttttcttttctttgttttctttgtacagttctgaatcattaattaattatcaccAGCTAGCTAGAAAAAAAAGaacattacttttttttttcactaataTTATCTCAACTATTAAATTCACTATATATGTACTAGACAACAAAAACATTGAAATCACAACTTTTAGAATTACGGATCTTCTTAAAAATTAAACCGGCAACAAATCAGTTttcaaatcgtctatgacgaacaATAGATTTACCAAAACTGAAATAACACACAAAACAATAACAATCGGTCAAAATcaacctacgtccacgggagggataagtttcattaaatcaaataaatgttaatagTAAAAACTTACATTATCTACtctaaaataaaagaagtaaTTACACTACGAATGATTAAAATACTCCACAGTCAAAAGTTCCCCCAACCTCTCTCTctgatcagccaaagaacaaagAAGGAAccagaaaaccctgacccgtttattTACCCGGAAGTTAAAACCCGACCCAATGgaaaggaacacctcaacaattcttccccttccgagccatgagagaatgttgctataaacattcatcattgTGACGCCctgccagaaccattccggctttggcacaacatatctcattaATTCTTAcctcttggcaagccctttgtcatcatatctgactcGTTATCATTTGTATGTGTATCATTTTTCCTTTAGTATATGAATTAATATCAACCATTAATTTATgtggtttatattaattttagttacaTCACAATTATTGTACAGTTATGCTTAATTAAGTTAGGGGTTTTACGTTTTCTTGTTTTCTGAACTTTTTTATAGTTgtaatctttttcattttttgtaaGCTTTTATCTTTGATAACAATAAgtctctcttcatctgttttttCATACTTTGTTCATCACATTCTTGCATTCAAcacaacaattggtatcagagcaggttaAATTCGAtcaatttatcaatatttattttctggAGAGAAGATGTCTTTAATTAAtctgaaaattgaaaaattcaCAGGGCGAAACAGTTTTGGTCTATGGCAGATCAAAATGCAAGCCTTTCTTAAACAACAAGGCGTCTAGGCACCTTGTCGAAGGAAAATATGAAAATTGTTGCAGGTCCTACAAAGGAGTCTACCTCTGGTAAATCACTACTGAGCTTGAGGTCTTGAAAGAGAAGGCACACTCAACGATTTTACTCTATCTGACGGATGAAGTGATTAATGAGGTATCAGATTAAGATACCGCAATCGGTATGTGATCGAAGTTAAAGACTTTGTACATGACAAAGTCACGAACTAACAAGTTGTTATTAAAACAATGTCTGTTCAATCTTTGTATGCTTGAAGGTAAGTCACTTCGTAAACatcttgataagttaaacactatattacgtgaattgagaaatatagatgttaagatcgAAGATGAAAATGCTGCATTAATTGCGTTGGTATTTTACCCAactcgtttgaaaattttgttcaatcgttCGTTGTGGGTAAAAACTCTGTGACTTTAGAGGAAGTTCGGTTAGCACTTCATACTAGAGAACTGTGCCATAAGGCGAGCGATGAAATTGTAGATAGTCAATCATCTAGGTTGATTGCCAACACAGTCAACTACAAAGGGTCTGAAAGAAGAAGGATAAAAAATACAAAGCTAAGGGCCTAGTGCTAAAGACATATGCAATTACGGTAAAGAACCAGGTCATTGGAAGAACAATCGTTTTCCCCAACTTCTCCACCcaagttttattcattcattaccAGTAAACAGCCAAGTTAGTTTCTTTCTTTCACAACCCAATATAACTACTCTTCTATTGCCTacccataaataaataaaaaagaagaagaagaaaatgcaaGGTATATGGTGTCATTTAAGTAGAGTGTTGTTCATTGCAAGGGTAAAGAAGCAACATATGTAATTATAAACTAGAAGAAAGAGAACGCATCCCTTcatacttgtctgaaggagttagacgctagcgtctaactacgttactcATTAGGCTACcacatctaatggagttaaactgcaatgtctaattacgtatttgttagactgcacgtctaactacgtatctgttagaatgcacgtctaactacgtatcacttcagacttgtctgatggagttagacgccaacgtctaactacgtatatgttagactgcacgtctaactacgtatttgttagactgaccgtctaactacgtatctgttagaccatCAACTGAAGAATCACTATCAGTTGAGCAGCTCCATCAACAAAGTTCGCTAACAGTAAAGTTATCATCAGCTAAAAATTCATTGGTAGTAGAGTTACTCAAACAGTAGAGTTCGTTGGCAACAGAGTTGCTCAAACAACAAAGTTTGCTAGCAGTAGAGATTGCCATCAGTAGAGTTTGCTAGCAGTTGAGTTTCCAACAGTTGAGTGCGCTATCAGCAGAGTGCACTATCAGCAGAGTAACTCATCAGTAGAGTACGATATCAGCAGAGTAGTTCATCAGCTGAGTTCGCTATCAACAGATCAGTTAATCGTCACTAGAGCTGATCATCAGTAGAGCTCGCTATCAGTTGAGTTCCACATTAACTGAATGCCTATTAGCTAAGTCAAGTATCTGAGCACACATAAAATGCAATATGATAAAATGTACAACCAGCTCTCTACTCTGACATGCAAAATGATAAACGAATATTCTATTCGTCTACACAATAAAATCCTATACGCCAGGCGTACGAAAAACGTACCATTTCCATGTATTGACAAATTGAATTCGACTGTTGCCATGCATCAAATATAAAAGTCATCAGAGAACAACGACGAATTTCCCCGGTTCTAAGCTCTCTATTTTTTGGTGCAATTCTTTTGCAAGACTACGTAACGCATACACGAGACGATAATGTTTTGTATCATTTAGTAATCTTTTTACttgtgtaagttgaatagataaTCGTATATTCAACAAGATAGTGTGAGAGCTAAAAGTGCAGACATGCAAGTGTTAAGACCTGTGATCTGAGTGAGTTTGTGTAGAgactatacaaatcaaagtcttctagtagAATCTttctagaaacagaagaaggggtgacgtaggagttttatctctgaacattcataaaatcttgtgttatCTTTTCATTGCTT includes:
- the LOC124941477 gene encoding sodium/hydrogen exchanger 4, encoding MVLSVEYALFFNLGINDHVISITLFVAILCLCLVIGHLLQENRWVNESVTAILFGGLSGTIILLISKGSSSHILRFSEELFFIYLLPPIIFNAGFQVKKKQFFQNFFTIMLFGVVGVFISSVIITAGSWWLFPKFGITGLTVRDYLAIGTIFSSTDTVCTLQVLHQDETPLLYSLVFGEGVVNDATSVVLFNAIQQLDVSRLDGWAAFHVFMDFLYLFSTSTALGFFVGLLTAYILKGLYFGRHSTVREIALMMLMAYLSYMVAELLHLSGILTVFFCGIVMSHYAWHNVTENSRITTRHIFSTMSFIAETFIFLYVGMDALDIEKWKTSKLSIWTNFTVCSTTVLLILLGRAAFVFPLSILSNCLNTNTGRTSITFKHQIVIWWAGLMRGAVSIALAFKQFTYSGIVSVPVKATMITTTVIVVLFSTMVFGYLTKPLISFLLPHGHGHHREPKSPKDDPTLPLISMEESAATNIQRAKDSLSMLFERPVFTIHHYWRRFDDTYMRPIFGGPSRDNVDVVSLDHNIGSFADTQVP